In Aptenodytes patagonicus chromosome 12, bAptPat1.pri.cur, whole genome shotgun sequence, a genomic segment contains:
- the LOC143165977 gene encoding protocadherin beta-15-like: protein MAIARQVLCLSAFLSLPHARAEPMRYSVAEEAESGSVVANVAEDAGLAPAQLSARRARLASEDGRQHFRLDRGTGRLVVAERLDREELCGQAGTCTLPFELLLANPLQFFRVEVAVEDINDHSPVFPEERVTFTILETSNPGSRFPLEGARDLDVGSNSIQAYSIAPENEYFTVSFGSRIKGKKYVELVLEKALDREEQAEVAFSLIATDGGSPPRSGTTQIHIVVLDVNDNAPIFTQELYIGQVLENAPEGSVVLSVVASDRDVGANGDIAYQFSQAVGQSPSAFAIDPTSGEIKLTKPLDFEAAENHELSVRATDGGGLSAICKVLVEVVDVNDNAPELVVSSFSSPLPENALPGTVVALFTVRDRDAGANGKISCALEDQLLFSLRPAYKNYYELVTVSALDREETARYVLTVTAADAGSPPLTTTQTFTVDVSDVNDNAPVFNQTSYTMYVRENNVPTALVGAVSASDADVGPNAKVTYFLAPAHSAERPPCSCLSVNSENGHVFVLRPLDYEQVRQMEVLVSASDAGSPPLRANVTVRLVVVDENDNAPLVLHPAQDSSPPSSELVPMSAEAGYLVTKVVAVDADSGQNSWLSYHLLRATDPGLFAVGAQSGEVRLRRPVTERDAVKQKLVVLVRDNGRPPLSATAALSALLLNDFSDVRLRHSSLATEDEGGSLTTYLIISLVFVSLLFLASTAAFIAHKVCKRKELKGGHVLYGTGNLQSSLADAATAGTLPHAYCYEISLTTGSGNSEFKFLKPILPSLPPQHCATGGGTDDEQDFPRGPITAEDVAPDNPGTPSAEQFNSLSFN, encoded by the coding sequence ATGGCGATCGCAAGGCAAGTGCtttgtctctctgctttcctctccctgccgcACGCTCGCGCCGAGCCCATGCGCTACTCCGTAGCCGAGGAGGCGGAGAGCGGCTCCGTGGTAGCCAACGTGGCGGAGGACGCGGGGCTGGCCCCGGCGCAGCTCTCGGCTCGCCGCGCCCGCCTGGCCTCGGAGGACGGCCGGCAGCACTTTCGCTTAGACCGCGGCACCGGCCGCCTCGTAGTGGCGGAgaggctggaccgggaggagctGTGCGGGCAGGCCGGTACCTGCACGCTCCCCTTCGAGCTGCTGCTGGCAAACCCCCTGCAGTTCTTTCGGGTCGAGGTGGCCGTGGAGGACATCAATGACCATTCGCCCGTTTTCCCGGAGGAGCGAGTCACTTTTACGATCCTGGAAACGAGCAACCCGGGCTCGCGTTTCCCGCTGGAGGGGGCTCGGGACCTGGATGTTGGCAGCAACAGCATCCAGGCTTACAGCATCGCTCCCGAGAACGAGTACTTTACTGTCTCCTTTGGGAGTCGGATTAAGGGCAAAAAGTATGTTGAACTGGTCTTGGAAAAGGCGCTGGACAGAGAGGAGCAGGCGGAGGTGGCTTTCAGTCTGATTGCCACAGATGGGGGCTCTCCGCCCAGGAGTGGGACCACCCAAATCCACATTGTCGTTCTAGATGTCAATGACAACGCTCCCATCTTCACGCAGGAGCTGTACATTGGGCAGGTTTTGGAAAACGCGCCAGAGGGCTCTGTGGTTCTCAGCGTGGTGGCAAGCGATCGGGATGTGGGAGCTAACGGGGACATCGCCTATCAGTTCAGCCAAGCAGTGGGCCAGAGCCCCTCGGCATTCGCAATTGACCCCACGAGCGGTGAAATTAAACTCACGAAGCCTCTGGACTTTGAGGCGGCAGAGAATCACGAGCTCAGTGTGCGGGCCACAGACGGCGGGGGCCTCTCGGCAATCTGCAAGGTGTTGGTGGAGGTGGTGGACGTGAATGACAATGCACCGGAGCTGGTGGTCAGTTCCttcagcagccccctccccgagAACGCATTACCCGGGACAGTGGTCGCCCTCTTTACTGTCAGGGACCGGGATGCCGGTGCCAACGGGAAGATCTCCTGTGCCCTTGAGGACCAGCTGTTGTTCTCCCTGCGGCCGGCCTATAAGAATTACTACGAGCTGGTGACCGTGAGCGCTCTGGACCGGGAGGAGACGGCTCGGTACGTCCTCACTGTCACGGCTGCAGACGCAGGGTCACCTCCTCTCACAACGACCCAGACCTTCACGGTGGACGTCTCCGATGTCAACGACAATGCACCTGTCTTCAACCAGACATCGTACACCATGTACGTGCGTGAGAACAATGTCCCCACGGCGCTCGTTGGAGCCGTCAGCGCCTCGGATGCTGATGTGGGGCCCAATGCCAAGGTGACCTATTTCCTGGCCCCAGCCCACTCTGCAGAGCggcctccctgctcctgcctctctgtGAACTCTGAGAACGGGCACGTGTTTGTGCTGCGGCCTCTGGACTACGAGCAGGTGAGGCAGATGGAGGTCTTGGTGAGCGCCTCCGATGCGGGGTCACCTCCCCTCAGGGCCAACGTCACTGTCCGCCTTGTCGTGGTGGACGAGAATGACAATGCGCCGCTGGTGCTGCACCCCGCGCAGGACAGCAGCCCACCCTCCAGCGAGCTGGTGCCCATGTCGGCTGAGGCGGGGTACCTCGTCACCAAAGTGGTGGCCGTCGACGCCGACTCGGGGCAGAACTCATGGCTCTCGTACCACCTGCTGAGGGCCACCGACCCCGGGCTCTTTGCGGTGGGTGCCCAAAGCGGGGAGGTGCGGCTGAGGAGGCCAGTGACGGAGAGGGATGCCGTGAAGCAGAAGCTCGTCGTCCTGGTGCGAGACAACGGGCGGCCACCGCTGTCGGCCACTGCGGCACTGAGCGCACTCCTGCTCAATGACTTCTCAGATGTGCGCCTACGGCACAGCAGCCTGGCCACGGAGGACGAGGGCGGCTCCCTGACAACCTATTTAATCATTTCATTGGTCTTCGTCTCGCTCCTCTTCCTCGCGTCCACAGCAGCCTTCATCGCTCATAAGGTGTGCAAGAGAAAGGAGCTGAAGGGTGGGCATGTGCTTTACGGCACTGGCAACTTGCAGAGCAGCCTGGCTGATGCAGCCACTGCGGGGACCCTGCCCCACGCCTATTGCTACGAGATCAGCCTCACGACGGGCTCGGGCAACAGCGAGTTCAAGTTCCTGAAGCCCATCCTCCCCAGCCTGCCgccacagcactgtgccacgGGCGGGGGCACCGACGACGAACAAGATTTCCCCCGTGGCCCTATCACGGCAGAGGACGTGGCACCAGACAACCCCGGCACGCCCTCTGCAGAACAGTTCAACAGCCTTTCCTTTAACTAG
- the LOC143166257 gene encoding protocadherin beta-16-like produces MELRKSAERLPGRAVALILLLLCVSGMRTETAPYSVPEEAERGSFVANIAKDLGLTGEELSARQARLVPEGEKQYLQLNQHTGDLVVREQMDREELCGQTEPCLVRFEVLLESPLQSFRAEVSLTDINDHAPVFLNKEIVLKIPESAMPEARFLLESAQDPDVGNNSLQHYNISSNDYFHICTRRRSDGRRYAELVLDRALDREQQAEVAFSVTAVDGGSPPRSGTALIRVVVLDTNDNIPVFSRSLYKVRVLENSAEDTPVVVVSASDLDSGTNGEIAYSIVQNSEENLQTFKINPETGQIGLKKTVDYEETKTYEIDVQATDGGGLSAHCKVEVQVEDMNDNAPEVIITSLTSTLSEAAPPNTVVALFNVRDRDSGDNGRTSCELPGEQPFSITPLAADAYALVTSEALDREEVAEYNVTVRARDEGSPALSASKTLLVRLLDVNDNAPTFAQAVYTMVLSENEPAGTSLGRLSATDADAGKNARVRYALEPPPPGAPAAASFVSVDTESGTVRALRPLDYEEVRAFEVAVRATDGGSPPLSAQAVLRVVVRDENDNAPVVLHPPHDSSAAAGELVPRWARAGYLVAKVVAVDADAGQNAWLSYELAKATEPGLFRVGLHSGEVRTARAVAERDAPRQRLVVLVRDRGQPPRSATATLGIALVDGFPDAFLQLNHAPAGRPQQQPQAGEEDLLTAYLIASLGCVSSLFLLSVLAFSAAKLCKARLRARLSPPSARCYADGDFATGGADVAGTGTLSAAYRYEACLTTGSGRSQFQFLRPVLPGPQSRAEAGAGKDGEPLCGSQPAGEREANPRSAAPPPVQPPDWPAGGRVHA; encoded by the coding sequence ATGGAGCTGAGGAAGAGCGCGGAACGGCTCCCAGGGCGAGCGGTggctctcatcctgctgctcCTTTGCGTGTCGGGGATGAGAACAGAAACCGCCCCGTACTCGGTGCCCGAAGAGGCGGAGAGAGGCTCCTTTGTGGCGAATATCGCTAAGGATTTGGGACTGACCGGTGAGGAATTATCGGCTCGACAGGCTCGGCTcgttcctgaaggagaaaagcagtatTTACAGCTGAACCAACACACCGGGGATTTGGTGGTGCGAGAGCAGATGGACCGGGAGGAGCTGTGCGGGCAGACTGAGCCCTGCCTGGTGCGTTTCGAGGTGCTGCTGGAGAGCCCACTGCAGTCCTTCCGAGCTGAGGTAAGCCTCACCGACATAAATGATCATGCTCCCGTGTTCTTAAATAAAGAGATAGTTTTAAAGATCCCGGAAAGTGCAATGCCGGAGGCTCGATTTTTGTTGGAAAGCGCTCAGGATCCAGATGTGGGGAACAACAGTCTTCAGCATTACAATATCAGCTCGAACGACTATTTCCATATCTGCACCCGGAGGCGGAGTGATGGCAGGAGGTACGCCGAGCTGGTGTTGGACCGAGCCCTGGACCGGGAGCAGCAGGCAGAAGTGGCTTTCAGTGTCACGGCTGTGGACGGTGGGTCTCCACCGCGCTCTGGTACAGCCTTAATCCGCGTGGTAGTCCTGGATACAAATGACAACATCCCGGTATTTAGCCGTAGTCTGTATAAAGTCCGAGTATTAGAAAATAGCGCCGAGGATACCCCAGTGGTGGTGGTGTCTGCTAGCGATTTAGACTCAGGAACGAACGGGGAAATAGCTTATTCCATAGTTCAAAACTCAGAGGAAAATCTCCAGACGTTTAAAATCAATCCAGAGACAGGGCAGATTGGACTCAAAAAGACGGTGGATTATGAAGAAACAAAGACCTACGAGATAGACGTCCAGGCCACAGACGGAGGGGGCCTGTCCGCGCACTGTAAGGTGGAGGTGCAGGTGGAGGACATGAACGACAACGCCCCCGAGGTGATCATCACCTCCCTCACCAGCACCCTCTCGGAAGCCGCCCCGCCGAACACCGTGGTGGCCCTCTTCAACGTGCGGGACCGGGACTCAGGGGACAACGGCAGGACGAGCTGCGAGCTGCCGGGCGAGCAGCCCTTCAGCATCACGCCGCTGGCGGCCGACGCGTACGCACTGGTGACATCGGaggcgctggaccgggaggaggtggcggagtaCAACGTGACGGTGCGGGCCCGCGACGAGGGTTCCCCCGCGCTCTCGGCGTCCAAGACGCTGCTCGTGCGGCTCttggacgtgaacgacaacgcgcccacCTTCGCCCAGGCAGTTTACACCATGGTGCTGAGCGAAAACGAGCCCGCGGGGACAAGCCTGGGCCGTCTGAGCGCCACGGACGCGGACGCGGGAAAAAACGCCCGCGTGAGATACGCGCTggagccgcccccgccgggcGCCCCTGCCGCTGCATCCTTCGTGTCCGTGGACACGGAGAGTGGAACCGTGCGGGCGCTGCGCCCGCTGGACTACGAGGAGGTGCGCGCCTTCGAGGTGGCGGTGCGCGCTACCGACGGCGGCTCGCCGCCGCTCAGCGCCCAGGCGGTGCTACGCGTGGTGGTGCGGGACGAGAACGACAACGCACCCGTCGTGCTGCACCCGCCCCACGAcagcagcgcggcggcgggcgagcTGGTGCCGCGGTGGGCGCGGGCGGGCTACCtggtggccaaggtggtggcggtggacgcggacgcgggTCAGAACGCGTGGCTGTCGTACGAGCTGGCCAAGGCGACGGAGCCGGGgctgttccgcgtggggctgcacagcggcgAGGTGCGCACGGCGCGGGCCGTGGCGGAGCGCGACGCGCCCCGGCAGAGGCTCGTCGTGCTGGTGCGAGACCGCGGGCAGCCGCCGCGCTCCGCCACCGCCACCCTCGGCATCGCCCTGGTGGACGGCTTCCCCGACGCCTTCCTCCAGCTCAACCACGCCCCTGCGGGGAggccgcagcagcagccgcaggcGGGCGAGGAGGACCTGCTCACCGCCTACCTCATCGCCTCCCTGGGCTGCGTCTCGTCGCTCTTCCTCCTGTCCGTCCTCGCCTTTTCGGCGGCCAAGCTCTGCAAGGCTCGCCTCCGGGCACGCCTGTCGCCCCCCTCTGCCCGCTGCTACGCTGACGGCGACTTCGCCACCGGCGGCGCGGACGTGGCCGGCACGGGCACTCTCTCGGCGGCTTACCGCTACGAAGCGTGCCTGACCACCGGCTCGGGGAGGAGCCAGTTCCAGTTCCTGAGGCCCGTCCTGCCCGGCCCGCAGAGCCGCGCCGAGGCGGGGGCGGGCAAGGACGGGGAACCGCTGTGCGGCTCGCAGCCCGCTGGCGAGAGGGAAGCCAACCCGCGGAGCGCAGCCCCTCCTCCCGTTCAGCCGCCGGACTGGCCGGCCGGCGGGCGCGTCCACGCCTGA
- the LOC143166121 gene encoding protocadherin beta-15-like, which yields MLATTEDGGWLFWRLMACGRRSGDSKRQVILFILCVCVCQSGAETLRYSLAEEMEKDSFVANIAKDLGVSPSQLVARKARVVSEGNEQLFRLNQNTGVLTAKESLDREEICPQSDTCTLFFKIFFENPLQLIRGEVEVRDVNDNSPVFPEKEMVLEIPETTSLGSRFPLESARDKDVGSNGLQNYSLGSNSHFSLALGTGKGGAKYAELVLERQLDREEQRQLNLLLTATDGGSPPRSGTAQVRIVVLDANDNIPVFGREVYEVRLAENSPPKQLVVRVAAADPDEGSNGKVRYAFTQTSERSRQLFELNPATGEIRVAGNLDFEEAENHEMVVRATDGGGLSAHCKVQVEVLDVNDNAPEIALTSLTASIPEDAPPRTVVALFSVRDRDSGENGRTECAIDGDLPFSLTPTFDNYYELRTNAALDRERTAEYNITITAMDWGTTRLSSRESIFVQISDVNDNPPEFTQEIYTMSVTENNSAMLRIGSVNATDADAGKNARVNYALVRQEGKEQPDVSVNSENGDVYILRPLDYEEVRAFEVAVRATDGGSPPLSAQAVLRVVVRDENDNAPVVLHPPHDSSAAAGELVPRWARAGYLVAKVVAVDADAGQNAWLSYELAKATEPGLFRVGLHSGEVRTARAVAERDAPRQRLVVLVRDRGQPPRSATATLGIALVDGFSDAHLRVSEEAPAAEPDGPLTLYLIVCLACVSALFLATAVAAVVVKVRRARRSEAETLPTFPKAATESNAGSLPRSYVYDVCFAAGTVNSEFRFLRPLFPCLPAGLPPGPGEQRSSVCSQEAANLGEEGDWAAQGRAPLSEDTGPRPAEAACTANRGMELNVNSDQNPWHTHQ from the exons ATGCTGGCAACCACGGAGGACGGTGGATGGCTTTTCTGGAGACTAATGGCGTGTGGGAGACGGAGCGGAGACAGCAAGAGGCAAGTGATCTTGTTTATTCTGTGCGTTTGCGTGTGTCAGAGCGGGGCCGAAACCCTCCGCTATTCTCTGGCGGAGGAAATGGAGAAGGACTCCTTTGTCGCCAATAttgcaaaggacctgggggtttcTCCGAGCCAGCTCGTGGCTCGCAAGGCCCGCGTTGTGTCCGAGGGGAACGAGCAGCTTTTCCGCCTCAATCAAAACACCGGAGTCCTGACGGCAAAGGAGTCGCTGGACCGAGAGGAGATCTGTCCGCAGAGCGATACCTGCACACTCTTTTTTAAGATATTCTTTGAAAATCCCTTGCAGCTGATCCGAGGGGAGGTGGAGGTTCGTGACGTGAACGACAACTCCCCCGTGTTCCCGGAGAAGGAGATGGTTTTAGAGATTCCCGAAACGACATCTCTCGGGTCCCGTTTCCCTCTGGAAAGCGCCCGGGACAAGGACGTGGGCAGCAACGGCTTGCAGAACTACAGCCTTGGGTCCAATTCGCATTTCTCCCTCGCTCTCGGAACAGGGAAAGGTGGAGCAAAATACGCGGAGCTCGTCCTAGAGCGGCAGCTGGACCGCGAAGAGCAGCGACAGCTGAATTTACTCCTCACCGCCACCGACGGGGGCTCGCCACCCAGGTCGGGCACGGCTCAGGTACGGATCGTGGTGCTGGATGCCAATGACAACATCCCAGTCTTCGGCCGGGAGGTCTACGAGGTGCGCCTGGCCGAGAACAGTCCCCCGAAGCAGCTGGTGGTCAGAGTCGCGGCCGCGGATCCCGACGAAGGGTCCAACGGGAAAGTGCGGTACGCCTTCACCCAGACATCGGAGCGGTCCCGGCAGCTCTTCGAGCTGAACCCTGCCACTGGGGAGATACGGGTCGCGGGCAACCTGGACTTCGAGGAAGCAGAAAACCACGAGATGGTGGTGAGAGCCACCGACGGCGGGGGGTTGTCTGCGCATTGCAAAGTGCAGGTGGAGGTCCTGGACGTGAATGACAACGCCCCGGAGATAGCGCTCACCTCCCTCACCGCCTCCATTCCTGAGGACGCCCCGCCCCGGACCGTGGTGGCCCTGTTCAGTGTGCGGGACCGGGACTCCGGGGAAAACGGCAGGACGGAGTGCGCCATCGACGGGGACTTGCCCTTCAGTCTTACCCCCACTTTTGATAATTACTACGAACTGAGAACAAACGCAGCGCTGGACAGGGAGAGGACGGCGGAGTATAACATCACCATCACAGCCATGGACTGGGGGACGACGCGGCTGAGCTCTCGGGAAAGCATCTTCGTGCAGATATCGGACGTGAACGACAATCCCCCAGAGTTTACCCAGGAGATTTACACCATGTCGGTCACGGAGAACAACAGTGCCATGCTCCGGATCGGTAGCGTGAACGCCACGGACGCCGACGCGGGAAAAAACGCCCGCGTAAACTACGCGCTGGTGCGGCAGGAGGGCAAGGAGCAGCCCGACGTGTCGGTCAACTCTGAAAACGGGGACGTTTACATCCTCCGCCCGCTGGACTACGAGGAGGTGCGCGCCTTCGAGGTGGCGGTGCGCGCTACCGACGGCGGCTCGCCGCCGCTCAGCGCCCAGGCGGTGCTACGCGTGGTGGTGCGGGACGAGAACGACAACGCACCCGTCGTGCTGCACCCGCCCCACGAcagcagcgcggcggcgggcgagcTGGTGCCGCGGTGGGCGCGGGCGGGCTACCtggtggccaaggtggtggcggtggacgcggacgcgggTCAGAACGCGTGGCTGTCGTACGAGCTGGCCAAGGCGACGGAGCCGGGgctgttccgcgtggggctgcacagcggcgAGGTGCGCACGGCGCGGGCCGTGGCGGAGCGCGACGCGCCCCGGCAGAGGCTCGTCGTGCTGGTGCGAGACCGCGGGCAGCCGCCGCGCTCCGCCACCGCCACCCTCGGCATCGCCCTGGTGGACGGCTTCTCCGACGCCCATTTGCGGGTGAGCGAGGAGGCGCCGGCCGCCGAGCCCGACGGGCCGCTGACCCTGTACCTCATCGTCTGCCTGGCCTGCGTGTCGGCGCTGTTCCTGGCCACCGCGGTGGCCGCCGTGGTGGTGAAGGTGCGGCGGGCCAGGCGAAGCGAGGCGGAGACCTTGCCCACGTTCCCGAAGGCTGCCACGGAGAGCAACGCGGGCTCCCTGCCCCGCAGCTACGTGTACGACGTCTGCTTCGCCGCCGGAACCGTCAACAGCGAGTTTCGGTTCCTCAGGCCCCTCTTCCCCTGCTTACCCGCCGGGCTGCCCCCCGGCCCGGGCGAACAGCGGAGCTCGGTGTGCTCGCAAGAGGCGGCCAACCTCGGGGAAGAAGGCGACTGGGCTGCACAG ggcagagctcccctctcCGAAGACACGGGGCCCAGACCTGCGGAAGCAGCTTGCACTGCAAACAGGGGGATGGAGCTAAATGTCAATTCTGATCAAAACCCTTGGCACACCCATCAGTAA